Proteins from one Limanda limanda chromosome 9, fLimLim1.1, whole genome shotgun sequence genomic window:
- the commd2 gene encoding COMM domain-containing protein 2, whose product MLLVLSNEHKEHLSFLPKVDTAVVAEFGRIALEFLRRGSSPKIYEAAARKLCVPVDMVQHGVEGLMFLMTESSKHMISEVDFLDSVLALGFGDELNQILVQLYLQHQRPIRSILSQLPSTLPAYHNLEWRLDVQLASRSIRQQVIPTLTMRLLLTRGCDGGISRVLQTDPSTLLHLISTLEVALAAMKTSHSRRILRNIK is encoded by the exons ATGCTGCTGGTTCTGTCTAACGAACATAAAGAACATCTCTCCTTCCTGCCGAAGGTCGACACGGCAG ttGTTGCTGAGTTTGGTCGCATAGCACTGGAGTTCCTTAGGAGGGGAAGCAGCCCCAAGATCTATGAGGCAGCAGCCA GAAAGCTCTGTGTTCCTGTGGATATGGTGCAGCACGGAGTGGAAGGCCTGATGTTCCTAATGACAGAGAGCTCCAAACATATG ATCTCTGAAGTGGATTTTCTGGACTCTGTGTTAGCCTTGGGGTTTGGTGATGAGCTCAACCAGATCCTCGTACAG CTCTACCTGCAGCACCAACGTCCAATCCGCAGCATCCTGAGTCAGCTGCCCTCGACTCTACCTGCCTACCACAACCTGGAGTGGAGACTGgatgtgcag TTGGCCAGTCGCTCGATCCGTCAGCAGGTCATTCCCACGCTGACAATGCGCCTGCTCCTAACAAGAGGCTGTGACGGCGGCATCAGCAGGGTTCTCCAGACAGACCCCAGCACCCTCCTGCACCTCATCTCCACACTGGAGGTCGCTCTGGCTGCCATGAAAACAAGCCACTCTCGACGCATATTACGCAATATCAAATAA